The Chitinophagales bacterium genome includes a region encoding these proteins:
- the rseP gene encoding RIP metalloprotease RseP gives MNLIQLFFLFLSLSILIVLHELGHFIPAKLFGTRVKKFYLFFDFLFPFPKILNFSLFKKKIGDTEYGIGWFPFGGYVDIAGMVDETTTEEELDKDDTPKEQQFRFKPAWQRLIVMIGGVTVNMILAMVIYTGLLMAYGEEYLPMKNATNGIMVVDSIGYDLGLQDGDKIISINGNAVENFNDFEGDLLLNQAKTIRVYRDNQFVDLPVKSGVINKFIKKSGKNGGVAIIEPRFPTIVDQVTDGSNAKKAGLQVGDKFLAIDSVATPFFDEVKTQLSLHKNATINILVDRNGTEKILTANVTKEGTLGYAPNLSLSEFYKTEKKSYGLFAAIPAGIKQSFETLAKYFKSIKMLFTSPEVKAKDSLGGFYSIGKIFPRTFDWRAFWSITALISVILAFMNILPIPMLDGGYVLFLLIEMLIGRPVPQKIQNAAQTVGFVIVLFLLFYSNGLDIMRAFGK, from the coding sequence ATGAACTTAATACAACTCTTTTTTCTATTCTTGTCATTGTCTATTCTTATTGTTTTGCATGAATTAGGACATTTTATTCCTGCAAAATTATTTGGCACAAGAGTAAAAAAATTCTACTTGTTTTTTGATTTTCTATTTCCTTTTCCTAAAATATTAAATTTTTCTTTATTTAAAAAGAAAATCGGTGATACAGAATATGGTATTGGTTGGTTTCCGTTTGGTGGATATGTAGATATCGCTGGAATGGTAGATGAAACAACCACAGAAGAAGAATTAGACAAAGACGATACACCAAAAGAACAACAGTTTAGATTTAAACCAGCTTGGCAACGACTAATTGTAATGATTGGTGGTGTTACTGTAAATATGATTTTAGCAATGGTCATTTACACTGGTTTACTCATGGCTTATGGCGAAGAATATTTACCTATGAAAAATGCTACCAATGGTATTATGGTGGTAGATAGTATTGGCTATGATTTAGGTTTACAAGATGGCGATAAAATTATTAGCATTAATGGCAATGCAGTAGAAAATTTCAACGATTTTGAAGGTGATTTATTACTCAACCAAGCTAAAACAATTAGAGTTTATAGAGACAACCAATTTGTAGATTTGCCTGTAAAAAGTGGTGTTATTAATAAATTTATTAAGAAAAGTGGTAAGAATGGTGGTGTTGCTATTATAGAACCAAGATTTCCAACTATAGTAGATCAAGTAACAGATGGTAGCAATGCAAAAAAAGCAGGTTTACAAGTAGGCGATAAATTTCTAGCAATCGATAGTGTAGCTACACCTTTCTTTGATGAAGTAAAAACTCAACTCAGTTTACATAAAAATGCAACGATAAATATTTTGGTAGATAGAAATGGAACAGAAAAAATATTAACTGCAAATGTTACTAAAGAAGGCACATTAGGTTATGCTCCAAATCTTAGCTTATCAGAATTTTATAAAACAGAAAAAAAATCATACGGTTTATTCGCTGCAATTCCAGCAGGAATCAAACAGTCGTTTGAAACTTTAGCAAAATATTTTAAAAGTATCAAAATGTTGTTTACTTCACCAGAAGTAAAAGCAAAAGATTCTTTAGGTGGCTTTTATAGTATTGGTAAAATTTTTCCTAGAACTTTTGATTGGCGTGCATTTTGGAGTATTACAGCATTAATTTCTGTGATATTAGCATTTATGAATATACTACCAATACCAATGCTAGATGGTGGTTATGTATTGTTTTTGTTGATTGAAATGCTTATAGGCAGACCAGTTCCTCAAAAAATACAGAATGCAGCTCAAACTGTAGGATTTGTAATTGTATTATTCTTATTATTTTACTCTAACGGATTAGATATAATGAGAGCATTTGGAAAATAA
- a CDS encoding phosphatidylinositol-specific phospholipase C domain-containing protein produces the protein MLNFRFFHIIVLASSLLLLNACKKEGSNINNSANPLAQKKYNEVCFLTTHNAFNAKENYYLLPNQDYGITRQLADGVRGLMIDAYEGTSQALVYHGVSIGGNQFLTEVLDEIKTFLDNNTQEVVSIVFENYCPLEQLINAIDDAGLDQYLYTHNGTWQTLQQMIDNNQRLVIYVEYGYDSESQPAWMMNAYDIMFDTHFEYEKLSDFNCNIFRGRSGSKELFLVNHWLSNGGLPNKSKAHVANQYDIVKKRIDSCSVEQNHFVNFLAVDFYNIGEAKRVVDEVNGL, from the coding sequence ATGCTTAATTTTAGATTTTTTCATATTATTGTATTAGCATCATCTTTATTATTACTCAATGCATGTAAAAAAGAAGGTAGCAATATAAATAACTCAGCAAATCCTTTAGCTCAAAAAAAATATAATGAAGTGTGTTTTTTAACTACACATAATGCTTTTAATGCAAAAGAAAATTATTATTTATTGCCTAATCAAGATTATGGCATTACAAGACAGCTAGCAGATGGTGTTCGTGGTTTGATGATTGACGCTTATGAAGGCACTAGCCAAGCTTTAGTCTATCATGGTGTTTCAATTGGTGGAAATCAATTTTTAACGGAAGTACTTGATGAAATAAAAACATTTTTAGATAATAATACACAAGAAGTAGTAAGTATTGTTTTTGAAAACTATTGTCCGTTAGAACAATTAATCAATGCTATTGATGATGCTGGTTTAGACCAATACTTATACACGCATAATGGTACATGGCAAACGCTACAACAAATGATTGACAATAATCAGCGATTAGTAATTTATGTTGAGTATGGATATGATAGTGAAAGTCAACCTGCTTGGATGATGAATGCCTATGATATTATGTTTGATACGCATTTTGAATATGAAAAACTTTCTGATTTTAATTGCAATATTTTTAGAGGTCGTTCTGGAAGCAAAGAACTCTTTTTAGTAAATCATTGGTTGTCGAATGGTGGTTTGCCAAATAAAAGTAAAGCTCATGTTGCGAATCAATATGACATTGTTAAGAAAAGAATAGATAGTTGTAGTGTAGAACAAAATCATTTTGTGAACTTTTTAGCAGTAGACTTTTATAACATTGGTGAAGCGAAGCGAGTAGTTGATGAAGTAAATGGATTGTAA
- a CDS encoding acyltransferase family protein yields MAKKNTTILKQIFNDDGIDEFINVFPNKVGSKGFDAWGFNLRSLKDSLRVIKFLYEDYFRVEAFGLENIPKEGRCLIIANHSGQLPIDGLLIAYAMVSNTHGARAPKAMAEKFFPTVPFVGNWLNSVGAVVGDTTNCERMLNNEEAIVVFPEGVRGSGKLFSKRYQLARFGNGFMHLAMKNKAPIIPVGVVGCEESIISLTDMKPLAKLLGIPYAPLVVPFVIPSKVYLHFGEPMYFENDVHSEHLITKRVDTVKAAINNLIKDGLDKRTSIFQK; encoded by the coding sequence ATGGCAAAAAAAAATACAACCATATTAAAACAAATTTTTAATGATGATGGAATAGATGAATTCATCAATGTTTTTCCAAATAAAGTTGGCTCTAAAGGTTTTGATGCTTGGGGATTTAATTTAAGAAGTTTAAAAGATAGTTTAAGAGTAATTAAATTCTTATATGAAGACTATTTTAGAGTAGAAGCGTTTGGCTTAGAAAATATACCTAAAGAAGGCAGATGTTTAATTATAGCCAATCATAGTGGTCAACTACCTATTGATGGTTTGCTAATAGCTTATGCTATGGTTAGTAATACTCATGGAGCAAGAGCACCAAAGGCAATGGCAGAAAAATTTTTTCCTACAGTTCCTTTTGTAGGCAATTGGCTAAACTCTGTAGGTGCTGTAGTTGGCGATACTACTAATTGCGAAAGAATGTTGAATAATGAAGAAGCTATCGTAGTATTCCCAGAAGGTGTTAGAGGTTCTGGAAAACTATTTTCAAAAAGATATCAATTAGCAAGATTTGGCAATGGATTTATGCACTTAGCCATGAAAAACAAAGCACCAATTATTCCTGTAGGTGTTGTTGGTTGCGAAGAGTCTATCATTTCTCTTACAGATATGAAACCTTTGGCTAAATTATTAGGAATACCATATGCTCCATTAGTAGTACCGTTTGTAATTCCTTCAAAAGTATATTTGCATTTTGGAGAACCAATGTATTTTGAAAATGATGTACATTCAGAGCATTTAATTACTAAAAGAGTAGATACAGTTAAAGCAGCAATTAATAATTTAATTAAAGATGGATTAGATAAAAGAACTTCAATTTTTCAGAAATAA
- a CDS encoding NAD-dependent epimerase/dehydratase family protein, giving the protein MSARKKIMVTGAAGALAKKVIEHLKKDFKVIAVDFRTKVDLGVPVESYKVDFNKRIFEDIFREHQFDGIIHLGRISTQEMNRFSRYNANVIGTRKLFDLAKKYNVPKTLVLSTYFVYGASPYNPSLLDEKTPLKASELTMDLVDSVELENLSNIYLYKHPELNITILRPCNIAGPGIRNTFSMMLAAKSSPVLWGFSPLMQFIHIDDMRDAICTAFEQNKPGVYNVAPADYIALQDAVKESGCIPIQIPSVPPALTERIVKSFKLKTMPLYLINYFKYPVIIDGSLFEKTFNFHPKKTLHQIFAYYKNIK; this is encoded by the coding sequence ATGAGTGCAAGAAAAAAAATAATGGTTACAGGTGCAGCTGGTGCTTTAGCCAAGAAAGTTATTGAACATTTAAAAAAGGACTTTAAAGTTATTGCTGTTGACTTTAGAACTAAGGTAGATTTGGGTGTTCCTGTTGAAAGCTATAAAGTAGATTTTAATAAAAGAATTTTCGAAGATATTTTTAGAGAACACCAGTTTGATGGTATTATTCACTTAGGTAGAATTTCTACACAAGAAATGAATCGTTTTTCTCGTTATAATGCTAATGTAATTGGTACTAGAAAATTATTCGATTTAGCTAAAAAATATAATGTACCAAAAACATTAGTTTTATCTACCTATTTTGTTTACGGAGCAAGTCCTTATAATCCTTCTTTATTAGATGAAAAAACACCATTAAAAGCATCTGAACTAACTATGGATTTAGTAGACTCTGTAGAGTTAGAAAATTTATCAAACATATATTTATACAAACATCCTGAATTAAATATCACTATACTAAGACCTTGTAATATTGCAGGACCAGGAATTAGAAATACTTTTTCAATGATGTTAGCGGCTAAAAGTTCACCAGTACTTTGGGGCTTTTCTCCATTAATGCAGTTTATACATATCGATGATATGAGAGATGCCATTTGTACTGCATTCGAGCAAAACAAACCAGGCGTTTACAATGTTGCACCAGCAGATTATATTGCGCTACAAGATGCAGTAAAAGAATCAGGATGTATTCCAATACAAATACCATCTGTACCACCAGCACTTACCGAGCGAATTGTAAAATCTTTCAAACTCAAAACAATGCCATTGTATTTAATCAATTATTTCAAATATCCAGTAATTATAGATGGTAGCTTATTTGAAAAAACATTCAATTTTCATCCAAAGAAAACACTACATCAAATCTTTGCATACTATAAAAATATAAAATAA
- the scpA gene encoding methylmalonyl-CoA mutase, translating into MASINQSFESLVAEEQKQKNQATPLQHYIAGKAPFLRGPYPTMYVQKPWTIRQYAGFSTAEASNAFYKRNLAAGQKGLSVAFDLPTHRGYDSDNNRVTGDVGKAGVAIDTVEDMKILFDEIPLDKISVSMTMNGAVLPIMAFYIVAAQEQGVAQEQLSGTIQNDILKEFMVRNTYIYPPQNSMHIIADIFKYTSQYMPKFNSISISGYHMQEAGATAAIELAYTIADGLEYIKTGLAAGLNIDDFAPRLSFFWGIGMNHFEEIAKMRAARVLWSFVVKQFQPKLQKSLMLRTHCQTSGWSLTAQDPFNNVARTCIEAMAAVLGGTQSLHTNALDEAIALPTDFSAKIARDTQLYLQKEIGVTQSIDPWAGSELVENLTLNILNEAIELLKEIDSLGGMTKAIEAGIPKQRIEEAAAKKQAKIDSGEHIIVGLNDFITDENTDIDILEIDNTEVRNKQIERLQHIKSTRNASKVQASLQALADAAKNKGNNLLALAIEAAKARATLGEISDALETHFRRYKANNAVIAGVYKSSIKMNSNFNKAQTLTEQFAKQYGRQPRILVAKIGQDGHDRGAKIIATGFADIGFDVDIGALFQTAAEVAKQAVENDVHIVGVSSLAAGHKTLIPELIQCLANYNRADIKVVCGGVIPKQDYPYLYDNGVAAVFGPGTPVADAAITILEQFISNLQ; encoded by the coding sequence ATGGCAAGCATCAACCAAAGTTTTGAATCATTAGTTGCTGAAGAACAAAAACAAAAAAATCAAGCAACACCATTGCAACACTATATTGCAGGAAAAGCTCCTTTTTTAAGAGGACCATATCCAACAATGTATGTTCAAAAACCTTGGACAATTAGACAATATGCTGGATTTTCTACAGCAGAAGCATCTAATGCCTTTTACAAACGAAATTTAGCTGCTGGTCAAAAAGGTTTGTCTGTCGCTTTCGATTTACCTACACATCGTGGCTACGATAGCGACAACAATAGAGTTACTGGCGATGTAGGAAAAGCTGGCGTTGCTATCGATACCGTAGAAGACATGAAAATTTTATTCGATGAAATTCCACTCGATAAAATTTCTGTATCGATGACGATGAATGGTGCTGTTTTACCAATCATGGCATTTTATATTGTTGCAGCACAAGAGCAAGGCGTAGCACAAGAACAACTCAGTGGTACCATTCAAAACGATATTCTCAAAGAATTTATGGTGCGAAACACTTACATCTATCCACCACAAAATTCCATGCATATTATCGCTGATATTTTTAAATATACCAGTCAATATATGCCAAAATTCAACTCTATTTCTATTAGTGGTTATCACATGCAAGAAGCTGGAGCTACTGCTGCTATAGAATTGGCGTATACCATTGCAGATGGTTTAGAATACATTAAAACTGGTTTAGCTGCTGGTTTAAATATTGATGACTTTGCACCACGATTGTCTTTTTTTTGGGGAATTGGCATGAATCATTTTGAAGAGATTGCTAAAATGCGTGCAGCAAGAGTTTTATGGTCTTTCGTAGTAAAACAGTTTCAACCAAAATTACAAAAAAGCTTGATGTTGCGTACGCATTGTCAGACTTCTGGTTGGAGTTTAACAGCTCAAGATCCTTTTAATAATGTAGCAAGAACTTGCATCGAAGCAATGGCAGCTGTACTTGGTGGAACACAGTCTTTGCATACCAATGCATTAGATGAAGCTATTGCATTACCAACCGATTTTTCTGCTAAAATTGCTAGAGATACACAATTATATCTACAAAAAGAAATTGGAGTTACACAATCTATCGATCCTTGGGCTGGAAGCGAATTAGTAGAAAATTTAACTTTAAATATTTTAAATGAAGCTATTGAGTTATTGAAAGAAATTGATAGTTTAGGTGGAATGACTAAAGCGATTGAAGCTGGAATTCCGAAACAAAGAATTGAAGAAGCTGCTGCAAAAAAACAAGCAAAAATAGATAGTGGTGAACATATTATTGTTGGATTGAATGATTTTATCACCGATGAAAATACAGATATTGACATCTTGGAAATTGATAATACAGAAGTTAGAAATAAACAAATAGAACGATTACAGCACATTAAAAGTACTAGAAATGCAAGTAAAGTACAAGCGAGTTTACAAGCATTAGCAGATGCCGCTAAAAACAAAGGCAATAATTTATTAGCTTTAGCAATAGAAGCAGCTAAGGCAAGAGCAACATTAGGCGAAATATCTGATGCTTTAGAAACACATTTCAGAAGATACAAAGCCAATAATGCAGTAATTGCTGGCGTTTATAAATCGTCGATTAAGATGAATAGCAATTTTAATAAAGCACAAACATTAACGGAGCAGTTTGCTAAACAATATGGCAGACAACCAAGAATTTTAGTAGCTAAGATTGGTCAAGATGGACACGATAGAGGTGCTAAAATTATTGCAACAGGTTTTGCAGATATTGGCTTTGATGTGGATATTGGTGCTTTGTTTCAAACAGCAGCAGAGGTAGCCAAACAAGCAGTAGAAAACGATGTACATATTGTAGGTGTGAGTTCATTAGCTGCTGGACATAAAACACTAATTCCAGAGTTAATTCAATGCTTGGCAAATTACAATAGAGCAGATATAAAAGTAGTTTGTGGAGGCGTTATTCCAAAGCAAGATTATCCATACTTATATGATAATGGTGTAGCAGCAGTCTTCGGACCAGGAACTCCAGTTGCAGATGCTGCTATTACCATCTTAGAACAATTTATAAGCAACTTACAATAA
- a CDS encoding dicarboxylate/amino acid:cation symporter, whose protein sequence is MTKTKLALHWKIIIGMLLGVLIGYLANQCNAQKLVIEFIQPFGTIFINVLKLIAIPLIVTSLIKGVTDIKDITKLSTLGVKTIGLYILTTVIAISVGLIMVSIIKPGKSVQPETRQILLEQYASEAIQKKENANTTKANGTLQPLVDLFPSNIIESASNNGNMLQIIVVTLFFGIGLILIPFEKAQPVIAFFDGANEVLLKLIDLIMSVAPIGVFALMAAMIVNIPSADVFLALGKYMFTVIFSLLFLVIIIYGFLIRFFVKINLRRFFSAIAPAQLLAFSTASSAATLPLTMERVTEHLGVDDDISSFVLPLGATINMDGTSLYQAVAAVFIAQVLGIDLSFATQLGIIVTATLASIGSAAVPGAGMVMLVIVLEQAGIPLAGIALIFAVDRILDMCRTVTNVTGDATVATLIAKQENLLR, encoded by the coding sequence ATGACTAAAACAAAACTAGCACTACATTGGAAAATTATTATAGGAATGCTATTAGGTGTATTAATAGGTTATCTTGCCAACCAATGTAATGCTCAAAAATTAGTCATTGAATTCATTCAACCATTTGGTACTATATTTATTAATGTACTCAAACTAATTGCAATACCATTAATAGTAACATCACTAATCAAAGGCGTAACAGATATTAAAGACATCACCAAACTATCTACACTTGGCGTTAAAACAATTGGCTTGTATATATTAACCACAGTTATTGCAATCAGCGTAGGTTTAATTATGGTATCTATAATCAAACCAGGAAAAAGTGTACAACCAGAAACCAGACAAATTTTATTAGAGCAATATGCATCAGAAGCAATTCAAAAAAAAGAAAATGCAAATACTACAAAAGCCAATGGTACACTACAACCATTGGTCGATTTATTTCCTAGTAACATCATTGAATCTGCAAGTAACAATGGCAATATGCTACAAATTATTGTAGTAACACTTTTCTTTGGCATTGGATTAATATTAATTCCTTTTGAAAAAGCACAGCCAGTAATTGCTTTTTTTGATGGAGCGAATGAAGTATTATTAAAATTGATTGATTTAATAATGAGCGTAGCACCAATTGGTGTGTTTGCACTAATGGCAGCTATGATAGTCAATATTCCAAGTGCCGATGTTTTTTTAGCATTAGGAAAATATATGTTTACAGTCATTTTTTCACTACTATTCTTAGTAATCATTATATATGGATTCTTAATAAGATTTTTTGTAAAAATAAATTTGCGTCGATTTTTTAGTGCAATAGCACCAGCACAACTTCTAGCATTCTCTACCGCATCATCAGCCGCTACATTGCCATTAACTATGGAAAGAGTAACTGAACATCTTGGTGTAGATGACGACATTAGCAGCTTTGTTTTGCCATTAGGTGCTACCATAAATATGGACGGAACTAGTTTATATCAAGCAGTAGCAGCTGTTTTTATAGCACAAGTATTAGGCATCGATTTAAGCTTTGCTACACAATTAGGCATCATAGTTACCGCAACATTAGCATCTATTGGTTCAGCAGCAGTTCCAGGTGCTGGTATGGTAATGTTGGTTATTGTTTTAGAACAAGCAGGAATTCCTTTAGCAGGCATTGCTCTTATTTTTGCTGTTGATAGAATATTAGATATGTGCAGAACAGTTACTAATGTAACAGGCGATGCAACTGTTGCAACACTCATTGCCAAACAAGAAAATTTGTTGCGTTAG